GATGTCCTCTATATCCCTGGCGTGGGTAAAGTCTGACCAGGTAAATCCGCCTGCTCCAAAGGCATCGGATATCCCTGCATGCCCGAAGCGGTCGTACTTGCTTCGCTTATCCTTATCACTCAGTATCTCATAAGCCTCGGCGGCCTCTTTGAATTTTTCTTCGGCGTCGGCTTTATTCTCCGGGTTGGCATCAGGGTGATACTTTTTGGCCAACCGCCGATAGGCCTTCTTAATCTCGTCAGGCGAGGCATCCCTGGCCACGCCCAGGGTCTCATAATAATCTCTCTTAGCCACTAAGTTCCTCCATCAATCAGTTTCGAGCTTAGGGTTTTGGGTTTTGGGTTTCGAGTCGTAGATGTCCCCTCGTTCCAAAAGTTTCAAACCCCTACGGTTTGTTCAAGCACCTCTGTTGCCCACGCACCTATATCTTTCCCGGCCTTTTCAGCAGCAAGAATGAGCTTGCGATATCGTTTAGGGGAAAGGTGTATTGTGAACCGACCGGAAAAGGGCTGATTTGGCTCTTCTCCACGTTCGGCGCAGAAAGCTAGAT
This bacterium DNA region includes the following protein-coding sequences:
- a CDS encoding type II toxin-antitoxin system HicB family antitoxin; the protein is MMKYKGYLGRVDFDNEANIFYGEVINIRDVIAFQGKSVGELRQAFEDSVDDYLAFCAERGEEPNQPFSGRFTIHLSPKRYRKLILAAEKAGKDIGAWATEVLEQTVGV